A section of the Pseudomonas lini genome encodes:
- a CDS encoding sigma 54-interacting transcriptional regulator: protein MIEAPALRRLLVVDPCDDCHRLLPGLRAVGWDVDSCTLENATERTCDVGLLRLQPFHLERPEAVKELISRSGTEWIAVLNQEVLRLQNVGDFVCEWFFDFHTLPFDVSRVQVTLGRAFGMARLRGQGTVHIDQPEHELLGDSKPIRELRKLLSKLAPTESPVLIRGESGTGKELVARTLHRQSQRHSKPFVAINCGAIPEHLIQSELFGHEKGAFTGAHQRKVGRIEAANGGTLFLDEIGDLPLELQANLLRFLQEKHIERVGGHQPIPVDVRVLAATHVDLEAAIEKKSFREDLYYRLNVLQVITVPLRERHGDLSMLANHFSHFYSQETGRRPRSFSEDALIAMGKHDWPGNVRELANRVRRGLVLAEGRQIEARDLGLISQHAFATPMGTLEDYKTRAERQALCDVLNRHSDNLSVAARVLGVSRPTFYRLLHKHQIR, encoded by the coding sequence ATGATTGAAGCGCCTGCCTTGCGACGTTTGTTAGTAGTGGATCCTTGCGACGACTGTCACCGTTTGTTGCCGGGTTTACGCGCCGTAGGTTGGGATGTTGACAGCTGTACCCTGGAAAACGCCACGGAACGAACCTGCGACGTCGGGCTGTTGCGTTTGCAGCCCTTTCATCTGGAGCGCCCGGAAGCCGTCAAGGAATTGATCTCCCGTAGCGGTACCGAATGGATTGCAGTGCTGAATCAGGAAGTCCTGCGATTGCAAAATGTCGGGGACTTTGTCTGCGAATGGTTTTTTGACTTCCATACCCTGCCGTTCGATGTCTCACGGGTTCAGGTCACCCTGGGCCGCGCGTTCGGGATGGCGCGTCTGCGCGGGCAGGGCACGGTTCATATCGATCAGCCTGAGCACGAACTGCTTGGCGACAGCAAACCGATTCGTGAACTGCGCAAACTGCTGAGCAAACTGGCACCCACCGAATCTCCGGTGCTGATCCGCGGCGAAAGCGGGACCGGCAAGGAACTGGTCGCTCGCACCCTGCATCGACAATCCCAACGTCACAGCAAACCGTTCGTGGCGATCAACTGCGGCGCGATTCCCGAACACTTGATCCAGTCCGAACTGTTTGGCCACGAGAAGGGCGCCTTTACCGGCGCTCATCAGCGCAAGGTCGGGCGGATCGAGGCGGCCAACGGCGGAACGCTGTTTCTCGATGAAATCGGTGATCTCCCCCTGGAGCTGCAAGCCAATCTGCTGCGCTTCCTGCAGGAAAAACACATTGAGCGTGTAGGGGGGCATCAGCCTATTCCGGTGGATGTGCGGGTATTGGCCGCGACGCACGTCGACCTTGAAGCGGCCATCGAGAAGAAGTCCTTTCGCGAAGATCTGTACTACCGTTTGAACGTCCTGCAAGTCATCACCGTGCCATTGCGTGAACGCCATGGCGATCTCTCGATGCTGGCCAACCACTTTTCCCACTTCTACAGCCAGGAGACTGGCCGTCGTCCTCGCAGCTTCAGCGAGGACGCGCTGATCGCCATGGGCAAGCACGACTGGCCGGGCAATGTCCGCGAGTTAGCCAACCGGGTACGGCGCGGGCTGGTTCTGGCCGAAGGACGGCAAATCGAGGCGCGAGACCTGGGGCTGATCAGTCAACACGCCTTCGCCACGCCGATGGGCACCCTTGAAGACTACAAGACCCGCGCCGAGCGTCAGGCGCTGTGCGATGTGTTGAACCGGCACAGCGACAACCTGAGCGTCGCCGCCAGAGTCCTGGGCGTGTCGCGGCCGACTTTTTACCGATTGCTGCATAAGCACCAAATCCGCTAG